A genomic region of Janthinobacterium lividum contains the following coding sequences:
- a CDS encoding helix-turn-helix domain-containing protein translates to MEHLWQKDSERKAPELERESYDGIINYLEHGYPSSRVRWHCHEEYELHLIVATSGRLFVGDYIGEFSPGHLVLTGPRLPHNWISNVMPEGGVALRDMIVQFAHAPLAGAARVIPELRELLPLLERSSYGVEFFDMGHEAEQHLARIRATHGAERFAEFVQMMSKLARTANYRLLSTASLRSYDDDATLAKVNSVLNYITDNYREPISAEMLADQVGMSLSKFSRFFRKATGNSFTDFISRLRINKACQLLMDTDHYVSNVCYDVGFQNVANFNRRFLQVKGVTPKEFRRQADGRFGGIGGPVADMPQA, encoded by the coding sequence ATGGAACACTTATGGCAGAAGGACAGCGAGCGCAAGGCGCCCGAGCTGGAACGGGAAAGCTACGATGGCATCATCAATTACCTTGAACACGGCTATCCCAGCTCGCGCGTGCGCTGGCACTGTCACGAGGAATATGAGCTGCACCTGATCGTCGCCACCAGCGGACGATTGTTCGTGGGCGACTATATCGGCGAATTCTCGCCTGGCCACCTGGTGCTGACGGGCCCGCGATTGCCGCACAACTGGATTTCCAACGTGATGCCCGAAGGCGGCGTGGCCTTGCGCGACATGATCGTGCAATTTGCCCATGCGCCGCTGGCCGGTGCCGCGCGTGTCATTCCCGAACTGCGCGAACTGTTGCCGCTGCTCGAGCGCTCCAGCTATGGCGTGGAGTTTTTCGACATGGGCCACGAGGCCGAGCAGCACCTGGCGCGTATCCGCGCCACGCATGGCGCCGAACGCTTCGCCGAATTCGTCCAGATGATGAGCAAGCTGGCGCGCACGGCCAATTACCGTTTGCTGTCGACCGCCTCCCTGCGCTCGTACGACGATGACGCCACCCTGGCCAAGGTCAACTCCGTCCTCAACTACATCACGGACAATTACCGCGAGCCGATTTCGGCGGAAATGCTGGCCGATCAGGTGGGCATGTCGCTGAGTAAGTTCTCGCGCTTCTTCCGCAAGGCGACGGGTAACAGCTTCACGGATTTCATCAGCCGCCTGCGCATCAACAAGGCGTGCCAGTTGCTGATGGATACGGATCACTATGTGTCGAACGTCTGTTACGACGTGGGTTTCCAGAACGTGGCCAATTTCAACCGCCGCTTCTTGCAGGTGAAGGGCGTCACGCCCAAGGAATTCCGGCGCCAGGCAGATGGCCGCTTTGGCGGCATCGGCGGGCCCGTGGCGGATATGCCACAGGCCTGA
- a CDS encoding esterase-like activity of phytase family protein gives MNTAVTSIPKLTLLAIAAGLTLAACGGSDNPPAEPSKPVAQTGVFLDGAVEGLDYVAGSAAKASTNAKGEFMCNPGDTVAFSVGGLALGSAPCGAVVTPLALAASTNVADDKVVNRLLALQLLDDDSDPSNGIKLTAEVKAALAGKTLDFAAAPAVFNAALAAHLAAVGGKFAGRTVDAERRALVREHFEDTLASKAGAPVNEALTQANPVGEVKVTVTRYQIQAADKFYVPYEGANAKIKGEFPNGFLPSYGSGLAYKGKNAAGDLEFYGLTDRGPNGDGPLVPDPSGKGTIGSKIFPSPSFTPSFGVLTVGKNGAVLASSTPIKVSATVNSSGLPVPVGAVGNSAEIPVMDAMKFDANGKAVFNAGGLDSEAIVVDAKRNVLWVSDEYGPFIIKIDAATGIIQAKYEPGKGLPTLFAKRRANRGMEGMTLDTSNDKLYAFLQSPLSDGTAPYTVTKKNEQVERFARFTRWIEFDPVTGTSGKMFAYPLNAADYQDGRTGNAKLGDMVALGGGKFLVIEQGAAPSGKVFNKLMLVELKGATDISAAAFNATTSDLEKSSMGGAAVNGADWAAVTPLKKTLLLDLNAIGWAAEKAEGLTLIDDSTIALANDNDFGLKTKIFDANGVEVADADVTKCTVDASGTIVTSAAAGCNAANTIRVARGDDRERPSRLWIVKFAKALNSY, from the coding sequence ATGAACACTGCTGTAACGTCGATCCCGAAACTGACCCTGTTGGCCATCGCCGCCGGCCTGACCCTGGCCGCTTGCGGCGGCAGCGACAATCCGCCGGCGGAGCCTTCCAAGCCCGTGGCGCAGACGGGCGTGTTCCTCGATGGCGCGGTGGAAGGACTCGATTACGTGGCGGGCAGCGCGGCCAAGGCCAGCACCAATGCCAAGGGAGAATTCATGTGCAACCCGGGCGATACGGTGGCCTTCAGCGTGGGCGGCCTGGCCCTGGGTTCGGCGCCATGCGGCGCCGTCGTCACGCCGCTGGCGCTGGCCGCCAGCACCAACGTGGCGGACGACAAGGTCGTCAACCGCCTGCTGGCGCTGCAATTGCTCGATGACGACAGCGATCCGTCGAACGGCATCAAGCTGACGGCCGAAGTAAAGGCGGCGCTGGCCGGCAAGACGCTGGACTTTGCCGCCGCCCCGGCCGTCTTTAACGCGGCCCTGGCCGCGCATCTGGCAGCGGTGGGCGGGAAATTCGCCGGCCGCACGGTCGATGCGGAGCGCCGCGCCCTCGTGCGCGAGCATTTCGAAGACACCCTGGCCTCGAAAGCGGGCGCGCCCGTCAACGAGGCGCTGACGCAAGCCAATCCGGTCGGCGAAGTGAAAGTCACCGTGACGCGCTACCAGATACAGGCGGCCGATAAGTTCTATGTGCCGTACGAAGGCGCCAACGCCAAGATCAAGGGCGAATTCCCGAACGGCTTCCTGCCGTCGTACGGCTCGGGCCTGGCTTACAAGGGCAAGAATGCGGCCGGCGACCTGGAATTCTATGGCTTGACGGACCGCGGCCCGAACGGCGACGGCCCGCTGGTACCCGATCCATCTGGCAAGGGCACCATCGGCAGCAAAATCTTCCCGTCGCCCAGCTTCACGCCTTCGTTCGGGGTACTCACGGTGGGCAAGAACGGTGCCGTGCTGGCGTCGAGCACGCCGATCAAGGTGTCCGCCACCGTCAACAGTTCGGGCTTGCCCGTGCCCGTGGGCGCGGTCGGCAATTCGGCCGAGATTCCCGTCATGGATGCGATGAAGTTCGATGCAAACGGCAAGGCTGTCTTCAATGCGGGCGGCCTCGATTCGGAAGCCATCGTCGTCGATGCGAAGCGCAATGTGCTATGGGTCTCGGACGAATACGGCCCCTTCATCATCAAGATCGATGCGGCCACCGGCATCATCCAGGCCAAGTACGAACCGGGCAAGGGCTTGCCAACCCTGTTCGCCAAGCGCCGCGCGAACCGCGGCATGGAGGGCATGACCTTAGATACGAGCAACGACAAGCTGTACGCCTTCCTGCAAAGCCCCCTGTCCGACGGCACGGCGCCATACACGGTGACGAAGAAGAATGAGCAGGTCGAGCGCTTCGCCCGCTTCACGCGCTGGATCGAATTCGACCCGGTGACGGGCACCAGCGGCAAGATGTTCGCCTATCCGCTGAATGCGGCCGACTACCAGGACGGCCGCACGGGCAACGCCAAGCTGGGCGACATGGTGGCGCTGGGCGGCGGCAAGTTCCTCGTCATCGAGCAGGGCGCCGCGCCGTCGGGCAAGGTGTTCAATAAACTGATGCTGGTCGAATTGAAGGGCGCCACCGATATCTCGGCCGCTGCCTTCAACGCGACGACCTCGGACCTGGAAAAAAGCAGCATGGGCGGCGCGGCCGTCAACGGCGCCGACTGGGCCGCCGTCACGCCGCTGAAGAAAACCCTGCTGCTGGACTTGAATGCCATCGGCTGGGCGGCGGAAAAGGCGGAAGGCCTGACCCTGATCGACGACTCCACCATCGCGCTGGCCAACGACAATGACTTCGGCCTGAAGACGAAGATCTTTGACGCGAACGGCGTGGAAGTGGCGGATGCCGACGTGACCAAGTGCACGGTCGATGCCAGCGGTACTATCGTCACCAGCGCCGCCGCCGGCTGCAATGCCGCCAACACCATCCGCGTGGCGCGTGGCGACGACCGCGAACGCCCAAGCCGCTTGTGGATCGTGAAGTTTGCCAAGGCGCTTAATAGCTATTGA
- a CDS encoding alpha/beta hydrolase family protein, translated as MSLRLLLLGAFSAAMATTAAIPALAAPRGFTVEDMVAMERVGSPVLSPDATRVVYTVRTTNLDKNRGNTQLWMIDLRAPNAAPRQLTRGDASASDPQWSPNGDAIYFLSGRSGSSQVWQLPLTGGEAAKVTDLALDVDTYRLSPQGDRLAFSMGVFLDCADIACTKKRLDEKAKNKATGMVYDQMFVRHWDTWADGRRNALYSAPIDATGKVSATPVSLSGTLDGDAPSKPFGDNGEYHFSPDGKTVAFSVRVAGRTESWSTNFDVYTIPAAGGQAPRNLTADNPAWDAKATWSPDGRTLAYVAMTKPGFEADRFHLVLMDVATGKKRTVADDWDRSVADFRWTPDSKAFLVAADDVGQHRLFHIDAASGKVAALTGKGAVGDFDVRGNTIVLAQANLASGAQLYTRKLDAKSENAPMVQLTKQNAAALADVRFGEYEQFSFAGANGETVYGHVMKPWNAKAGEKYPVAFLVHGGPQGSFGNSWSYRWNPQVYAGAGYATVFIDFHGSTGYGQKFTDSISGDWGGKPLVDLQKGLEAATKKFPWLDRERSCALGASYGGYMMNWIAGNWPDGFKCLVNHDGVFDNRGMAYATEELWFTEWENGGPYYDAPAKHEQFNPVNFVKNWKTPMLVVQGDLDFRIPTAQGLGTFTALQRQGIPSKLLVFPDENHWVLKPANSLLWHHTVLDWLNTYTKK; from the coding sequence ATGAGTTTACGTCTGCTGCTCTTGGGAGCATTCAGTGCCGCCATGGCCACCACCGCAGCCATCCCTGCGCTGGCCGCGCCGCGCGGTTTCACCGTGGAAGACATGGTGGCCATGGAACGTGTGGGCAGCCCCGTGCTGTCGCCGGACGCCACGCGCGTCGTCTACACAGTGCGCACCACCAACCTGGACAAGAACCGCGGCAACACGCAGCTGTGGATGATCGACCTGCGCGCGCCGAACGCGGCGCCGCGCCAGCTCACGCGCGGCGATGCCAGCGCCAGCGACCCGCAATGGTCGCCGAACGGCGACGCCATCTACTTCCTGTCCGGCCGCTCCGGCTCCTCGCAAGTGTGGCAGCTGCCCCTGACCGGCGGCGAAGCGGCCAAGGTCACCGACCTGGCGCTGGATGTCGACACCTATCGCTTGTCGCCGCAGGGCGACCGCCTGGCCTTCAGCATGGGCGTCTTCCTCGATTGCGCGGACATCGCCTGCACGAAGAAGCGCCTCGATGAAAAAGCGAAAAACAAGGCGACCGGCATGGTCTACGACCAGATGTTCGTGCGCCACTGGGATACCTGGGCCGATGGCCGCCGCAATGCGCTGTACTCGGCGCCGATCGACGCCACCGGTAAGGTCAGCGCCACGCCCGTGAGCCTGAGCGGCACCCTGGACGGCGACGCCCCATCGAAACCGTTCGGCGACAATGGCGAATACCATTTCAGCCCGGACGGCAAGACGGTGGCCTTCTCCGTGCGCGTGGCCGGCCGCACGGAATCGTGGTCAACCAACTTCGACGTCTACACGATTCCTGCCGCTGGCGGCCAGGCGCCGCGCAATCTCACGGCCGACAATCCGGCCTGGGATGCGAAAGCTACCTGGTCGCCCGATGGCCGCACCCTGGCCTATGTCGCCATGACCAAGCCGGGCTTCGAAGCGGACCGTTTTCATCTGGTGCTGATGGATGTCGCCACCGGCAAGAAGCGCACCGTGGCCGACGACTGGGACCGTTCCGTGGCCGACTTCCGCTGGACGCCTGACAGCAAGGCTTTCCTCGTCGCCGCCGATGACGTGGGCCAGCACCGCCTGTTCCACATCGACGCAGCCAGCGGCAAGGTCGCTGCGCTGACGGGCAAGGGCGCCGTGGGCGACTTCGACGTGCGCGGCAATACCATCGTGCTGGCGCAAGCCAACCTGGCCTCGGGCGCGCAGCTGTACACGCGCAAGCTCGACGCCAAGTCGGAAAACGCGCCGATGGTCCAGCTGACGAAGCAGAACGCGGCAGCCCTGGCCGACGTGCGCTTCGGCGAATATGAGCAGTTCTCGTTCGCGGGCGCGAATGGCGAAACCGTCTACGGCCACGTGATGAAGCCATGGAATGCCAAGGCCGGCGAAAAGTATCCGGTCGCTTTCCTCGTCCACGGCGGCCCGCAAGGCAGCTTTGGCAACAGCTGGAGCTACCGCTGGAATCCGCAAGTGTATGCGGGCGCCGGCTACGCCACCGTCTTCATCGACTTCCACGGTTCGACCGGCTATGGCCAGAAGTTCACGGACTCCATCAGCGGCGACTGGGGCGGCAAGCCGCTGGTCGACTTGCAGAAGGGCCTGGAAGCGGCCACCAAAAAATTCCCGTGGCTGGACCGCGAACGCAGCTGCGCGCTGGGCGCGTCGTATGGCGGCTACATGATGAACTGGATCGCCGGTAACTGGCCGGACGGCTTCAAATGCCTGGTCAACCACGACGGCGTGTTCGACAACCGCGGCATGGCTTACGCAACGGAAGAACTGTGGTTCACGGAATGGGAAAACGGCGGCCCGTACTACGATGCGCCAGCCAAGCACGAACAGTTCAATCCCGTCAACTTCGTGAAGAACTGGAAGACGCCGATGCTGGTGGTCCAGGGCGACCTGGATTTCCGCATCCCCACCGCGCAAGGCCTGGGCACCTTCACGGCACTGCAGCGCCAGGGCATCCCGAGCAAGCTGCTGGTCTTCCCGGACGAGAACCACTGGGTGCTGAAACCGGCCAATTCGCTGCTGTGGCATCACACGGTGCTGGACTGGTTGAATACGTATACAAAGAAGTAA
- a CDS encoding glutathione S-transferase family protein, which yields METTLIYSVPFGCSFAAIAALEWSGLPYRLARVEARDPASKQHPAFLAINPLGQTPALLTHAGAPLLESMAILLHIAAHTPHTGLGFAQGTPQYDRLNSVLSFLHTTFHAAFMPAFQASRAAQDDARAAVWREMAVDKVNKSLAHLERLLAGRAWLASDTAPTIADAYLAATARWAEPLQLASLADYPHVARLLAALEQDSGIRFAHAIEAGLPAASQGGFLGHVALDQLALPAG from the coding sequence ATGGAAACCACCCTGATCTACAGCGTGCCGTTCGGCTGCTCGTTTGCCGCCATCGCCGCCCTCGAATGGAGCGGCTTGCCCTATCGCCTGGCCCGCGTGGAAGCGCGCGACCCGGCCAGCAAGCAGCATCCGGCCTTTCTCGCCATCAATCCGCTGGGCCAGACGCCGGCCCTGCTCACGCACGCGGGCGCGCCGCTGCTGGAAAGCATGGCGATTCTGCTGCACATCGCCGCCCACACGCCGCACACAGGCCTGGGCTTTGCGCAAGGCACGCCGCAATACGATCGCCTGAACAGCGTGCTGTCCTTTTTGCACACGACCTTCCACGCCGCCTTCATGCCGGCCTTCCAGGCATCGCGCGCGGCACAGGACGATGCGCGCGCAGCCGTGTGGCGCGAGATGGCCGTCGACAAGGTCAACAAAAGCCTGGCGCACCTGGAGCGCCTGCTCGCTGGCCGTGCCTGGCTGGCCTCGGACACGGCACCGACCATCGCCGACGCTTACCTGGCCGCTACTGCGCGCTGGGCCGAACCGCTGCAGTTGGCCAGCCTGGCCGATTATCCGCACGTGGCGCGCCTGCTGGCCGCGCTGGAACAAGACTCCGGCATACGCTTTGCCCACGCCATCGAGGCGGGCTTGCCGGCCGCCAGCCAGGGCGGCTTCCTGGGCCATGTAGCGCTCGACCAACTGGCACTGCCGGCCGGCTAA
- a CDS encoding winged helix-turn-helix transcriptional regulator — MKDNVSGCAVEEAMRLLGGRWRVVLLSYLMAGPKRFSEIRRAVPNISQRMLTLDLRALEEAGLLTRTIYAEVPVKVEYQLTDEGLRLRELVEMLRTIGLRLRGQADAGGAFLAPDAVDNSL; from the coding sequence ATGAAAGACAATGTCTCCGGCTGCGCCGTGGAAGAAGCCATGCGACTGCTGGGCGGGCGCTGGAGAGTGGTGCTGCTCAGCTATCTGATGGCGGGGCCGAAGCGCTTCAGCGAAATTCGCCGCGCCGTGCCGAATATCTCGCAGCGCATGCTGACCCTGGACTTGCGCGCGCTGGAAGAGGCGGGCTTGCTGACGCGCACGATCTACGCGGAAGTACCCGTGAAGGTCGAGTACCAACTGACGGACGAGGGGCTGCGCTTGCGCGAGCTGGTCGAGATGCTGCGAACCATTGGCTTGCGGCTGCGCGGACAGGCGGACGCGGGCGGGGCCTTTCTCGCACCCGATGCCGTGGATAATTCCCTATAG